The proteins below come from a single Plantactinospora sp. KBS50 genomic window:
- a CDS encoding IS256 family transposase: MGEPATGSVGAVTDEQLIAVLVDRARGDGLKLTGEGGLLQQLTKRVLESALDGEITDHVGYDKHDPAGRGSGNTRNGSRTKTVLADVGPVEVRVPRDAAGTFEPQIVRKRQWRLTGVDDMVLSLSAKGLTHGEIAAHLAEVYGAEVSKQTISTITDKVMDGMVEWQNRPLDRVYPVVFIDAINVKIRDGRVANRPIYLAMAVTVDGHRDILGIWAGDGGEGAEHWLHVLTELKNRGVADVLMLVCDGLKGLPEAVETVWPRTIVQTCVVHLLRNSFRYAARQDWDKIAKALRPVYTAPTEDAATERFLEFADAWGKKYPAIVKLWENAWAEFVPFLAFDVEIRKVICSTNAIESVNARIRKAVRARWHFPNEQAVLKCVYMALMSLDPTGAGRRRWTMRWKAPLNAFQIAFEGRLTPVNN, translated from the coding sequence GTGGGAGAGCCGGCCACTGGGTCGGTGGGTGCGGTCACGGATGAGCAGTTGATCGCGGTGCTGGTCGATCGGGCTCGTGGTGACGGGCTGAAGCTGACCGGTGAGGGTGGGCTGCTGCAGCAGTTGACCAAGCGGGTCCTCGAATCGGCGCTGGACGGCGAGATTACCGATCACGTCGGCTACGACAAGCACGACCCGGCCGGTCGGGGCAGCGGGAACACCCGTAACGGCAGCCGGACCAAGACCGTGCTCGCCGATGTCGGGCCGGTCGAGGTTCGGGTTCCACGTGACGCGGCGGGCACGTTCGAACCGCAGATCGTGCGTAAGCGGCAGTGGCGCCTGACCGGCGTCGACGACATGGTCCTGTCGTTGTCGGCCAAGGGCCTGACCCACGGCGAGATCGCCGCGCATCTGGCCGAGGTGTACGGGGCCGAGGTGTCCAAGCAGACCATCTCCACCATCACCGACAAGGTCATGGACGGCATGGTGGAGTGGCAGAACCGGCCTCTGGACCGGGTGTATCCGGTCGTGTTCATCGACGCCATCAACGTCAAGATCAGGGACGGGCGGGTCGCGAACCGGCCGATCTACCTGGCGATGGCGGTCACCGTCGACGGACACCGGGACATCCTCGGTATCTGGGCCGGTGACGGCGGTGAGGGCGCCGAGCACTGGCTGCACGTGCTGACCGAGTTGAAGAACCGCGGCGTCGCCGACGTGCTGATGCTGGTCTGTGACGGGCTCAAGGGCCTGCCCGAGGCGGTGGAGACGGTGTGGCCGCGCACGATCGTGCAGACGTGCGTGGTGCATCTGCTGCGCAACTCGTTCCGCTACGCCGCGCGGCAGGACTGGGACAAGATCGCCAAAGCGCTGCGGCCGGTCTACACCGCGCCGACCGAAGACGCCGCAACCGAGCGGTTCCTGGAGTTCGCCGACGCCTGGGGCAAGAAGTATCCAGCGATCGTGAAGCTGTGGGAGAACGCCTGGGCCGAGTTCGTGCCGTTCCTCGCCTTCGACGTGGAGATCCGCAAGGTCATCTGCAGCACAAACGCGATCGAGTCGGTCAACGCCCGTATCCGCAAGGCCGTGCGAGCTCGTTGGCACTTCCCGAACGAGCAAGCCGTCTTGAAGTGCGTCTACATGGCCTTGATGAGCCTCGACCCCACCGGCGCCGGCCGCCGGCGCTGGACCATGCGCTGGAAGGCACCCCTGAACGCCTTCCAGATCGCCTTCGAAGGCCGGCTCACCCCCGTCAACAACTGA